The genomic interval TTCAATGGGGACCTTTCGTCTACCCATGTCTACTGTGGGATGATTCTTAATTTCTACAGCCTTAACATCAAGGGATTCGATACAAAGTCTAACGGGATTTTTCACGAAAAATAATCTTGGAGATATTGGATCAAGTAATTTTCTATTAAACGATTCGAGGATTTCAATTGAAGGTTTGGTTTCAGACAATGTAATACTAAGTGACATTACAAATTTTCGAATAGCCTCTGGCAAGATTCCTCTTCTCCTAAGGCCCATTAGTGTAGGTAGTCGAGGATCATCCCATCTCTGAATTATCCCCTGTTCAATTAGCGGGGTAATCTTTCTTTTCGAAACCGGGATTCCTTCAAATTCGAGTCGAGAAAATTCTATTAATCTTGGTTTAGGCAGTCCTAGATTATCCAAAATAGAATAGTAAAGCTCATTTCTTAGCTCATATTCCTTGGTTCTCATTGCATGAGTGACTCCATCGAGACTGTCTTCTATAGGGGCGGCAAAATCATATGTAGGCCAGAGCGAATACTTGGATCCAACTTTGGGGTGATCACCATCTCTTATTATCCTAAAGAGAGTAGGATCCCGCATGGCAGTGTTTAAGCTGGACATGTTGCCTCTATATCGGAGTATAGCAGAGCGGGCTGCACCATTAAATTTAACATCGTTACTGCTACCACTACGATTATTTCCTTTGACCATTTCATTAAAAAATTTGAGATTATCTTTGATTGAATTTGAGACGCAATCACATGTAATGGATTTTATGCGATTTTTCTTTATCACTTCTGGAGCACAGCTGCAAACGTATGCAAAATTACTTTGGATCAATTTTCTTGCATATTCGTATAGCTTCTCTATATCATCGGATGTATTTTTGATAAGTTGAGGTTTTACTCCTAACCAGTCCAACCCGGCTTTAATGGCATCATAATATTCAATTTTTTCTTTTAGTGGATTCGTATCATCATACCTAAGTATCAATTTTCCGTTGTATTTTTTCGCATACTCTTCATCTATTACAGCGGCTTTTGCGTGACCGATATGAGGATATCCGTTTGGTTCTGGAGGAAATCTAGTTATAACGTTACCCATTACAGCATCATCTAAATCCGGCAATTGGAAATCCAACAGATGTTCTTTTATCAGTGGTTCTCTTAAAGTACTTTTCTTTTTATCCTTGTCTATATACTTTCCTTTATGAGATTGCTCACGTTTAGGACTATCCCTATCATTCTCTCTCAGGTAATCATTCTCTTTTGACAGTAATTTAGAGTATAAATTCTTCTTGTCATCAAAAGAAAGTGTTTCTAGTTCAGATACAATTGTTTTAATTTCAGGAATGTAATTTTTTATATTTCCACTTCCTGAGTCCAGGAATCTGGAAAAGGAAAAGGCTTTTGAAATCACAACATCCAACTTTATCTTGTTGTCAAACTCTATCGCATTCTTCAATGCAATTAGTTTGATAGTATTTACAAATTTTTCATCAGTTATCAACGTGGATTAAAGGCTCCGTTCTACAATATATCGAGCTGAAGTTTCTAACCATTTTCGGGCGCTTGAATTTTCATATGTCTGGAGATGTTCAAATGCCTCCTGGGTATAAGCGTTGGCGATATTGCGTATCTCTTTGTCGATATTTAATTGGGCAATATTTTTAACAATCTGTTTGATTTCGGAATCACCAGCATCTTTTTTTCCAAATACATCATGTAATAAACTCCTACCCTGTGAGTCAAGGCGTTCAGATGCAATCAAAATTGGTAAAGTCTTTTTTCCTTCTCTAATATCGTTACCTACAAATTTCCCTGTTATGTTTGAATCACCGTGTATTCCAATTAGATCATCAACAAGTTGAAATGAGATTCCTATTTTTTCTCCAAATCCTGACATATTATCCAAGTCTCTTTGTGTAAAATTTGGGGATGCAAGTGTTCCTAGTTCACAGGAAACACGAAATAGGGCCGCAGTCTTTTTTTTTATCATTTTTATGTAATGGTCCTTAGATGAAAAATCACTATCTTGGGCCATCTGAATGTCCATTGATTGACCTTCACACACATCAGTGCATGAAGATGACAACAATTCTATCATTTTGACTAAAGTTGAATCATTTACGCCAGATTTATGGCCGAGGAATGAAATCATATGAAAGGCCTTTGAAAATAAAACGTCTCCTGACAAGATGGCCAGGGGTACGCCAAATTCTCTATGAACGGTTGCTACGTTATGACGTAGATTATCATTATCCATTATATCGTCATGTACTAGGGTAAAATTATGGATTAATTCTACCGCAGATGCAGCAGGTAGTGATAGTTTTAATGTTCCCCCAAACATCTCACTAGATTTTACTGCCATAAAGGGCCTAAGCCTTTTCCCCCCACTCTTAATGTAATGGAGAGAGGATTGATACAAGTCAGTAGGCTCACCGCAAACGTTTTCGAGAATAAATTTATTTATTTCAGAAGCAACATCATTAATTTCGCTAATTACGTCTACTGAGCTCATAACTATTCAACATACTTGCTAATTTATCTTTCAATATATATCTTGTATTTCTTAGTTCTTCTAAATTCAATGCGCCCACCAAGAACATTGCACTTTTTAACTGAGCCAAAACAAGCTGTGTGTAATTATCCAAACTCGATTCAGATTCTGAGGCTTTCCTAAGAAATGGATACGCCATCGCGCACATCCGAGCTCCGAGAATTAGTGATTTGGCAACTTCTAATCCATTTCTCAAACCACCGGATGATATGAGCGGGATATCGACAGACTTTGAAAC from Candidatus Nitrosocosmicus hydrocola carries:
- the gltX gene encoding glutamate--tRNA ligase — translated: MITDEKFVNTIKLIALKNAIEFDNKIKLDVVISKAFSFSRFLDSGSGNIKNYIPEIKTIVSELETLSFDDKKNLYSKLLSKENDYLRENDRDSPKREQSHKGKYIDKDKKKSTLREPLIKEHLLDFQLPDLDDAVMGNVITRFPPEPNGYPHIGHAKAAVIDEEYAKKYNGKLILRYDDTNPLKEKIEYYDAIKAGLDWLGVKPQLIKNTSDDIEKLYEYARKLIQSNFAYVCSCAPEVIKKNRIKSITCDCVSNSIKDNLKFFNEMVKGNNRSGSSNDVKFNGAARSAILRYRGNMSSLNTAMRDPTLFRIIRDGDHPKVGSKYSLWPTYDFAAPIEDSLDGVTHAMRTKEYELRNELYYSILDNLGLPKPRLIEFSRLEFEGIPVSKRKITPLIEQGIIQRWDDPRLPTLMGLRRRGILPEAIRKFVMSLSITLSETKPSIEILESFNRKLLDPISPRLFFVKNPVRLCIESLDVKAVEIKNHPTVDMGRRKVPIENIIYISNDDAIRIKTGDTLRLMDLCNIEILSIEIAEGERIGGNSTDCIIHASNKGDEMNHKIPKIQWVSESDKVEYNVLKPLPLYNGDIYNENNLVTDKGYAESFVSTLPLGSQFQFVRYGFCKVDDKSTAIFTHK
- a CDS encoding polyprenyl synthetase family protein, whose amino-acid sequence is MSSVDVISEINDVASEINKFILENVCGEPTDLYQSSLHYIKSGGKRLRPFMAVKSSEMFGGTLKLSLPAASAVELIHNFTLVHDDIMDNDNLRHNVATVHREFGVPLAILSGDVLFSKAFHMISFLGHKSGVNDSTLVKMIELLSSSCTDVCEGQSMDIQMAQDSDFSSKDHYIKMIKKKTAALFRVSCELGTLASPNFTQRDLDNMSGFGEKIGISFQLVDDLIGIHGDSNITGKFVGNDIREGKKTLPILIASERLDSQGRSLLHDVFGKKDAGDSEIKQIVKNIAQLNIDKEIRNIANAYTQEAFEHLQTYENSSARKWLETSARYIVERSL